The following proteins are co-located in the Camelina sativa cultivar DH55 chromosome 12, Cs, whole genome shotgun sequence genome:
- the LOC104732245 gene encoding putative plant UBX domain-containing protein 14, whose protein sequence is MENETSDRKQRQLISSFINITAGQPEEIAIHFLEATRWKLDDAINLFLISYYQSPCCHDALMCPTSVAVCPEDVWDDSTPEEPSDSRLSSLYRPPLDLLFNGSFEEAKATSSREDLWLLVNLQSTIEFASHTLNRDVWSNDAVSQAIRSGFVLWQVYDDTEEGHKISTFYKIDSSPPVILLIDPITGQKMRTWSGMIEAHDFLEDLMKYRDVGPHEHVASLTSNKRIKTEKIWFVSSQAYDDHHDMSTFWDDDRVVTTPPSWGIEFEETCLSSDDMFEFPVLTEEPKGDCDRSLLCSLCIRFPDGRRMQRKFLKSEPIQLLWSFCYSHMEESEKRAFKLVQAIPGATKTLDYGAKATFDQSGIDNSMVSVTWE, encoded by the coding sequence ATGGAGAATGAAACGAGTGACCGCAAACAGAGACAACTAATCTCGTCTTTCATCAATATAACCGCAGGTCAGCCTGAGGAAATCGCAATCCACTTCCTTGAGGCAACAAGGTGGAAACTGGATGATGCCATTAACCTCTTTCTCATCTCTTATTATCAATCTCCGTGTTGTCACGATGCTCTCATGTGTCCAACTTCGGTCGCAGTATGTCCTGAAGATGTCTGGGACGACTCGACACCAGAAGAACCGTCAGATTCTAGGTTATCTTCCTTGTACCGTCCTCCTCTGGATCTGCTTTTCAACGGTTCCTTTGAAGAAGCGAAAGCAACTTCCTCTAGAGAGGATCTATGGCTGCTTGTCAACCTCCAATCAACGATAGAGTTTGCTTCCCACACTCTTAACCGAGATGTATGGTCAAACGACGCCGTGTCTCAAGCGATCAGGTCCGGCTTCGTCTTGTGGCAGGTCTACGATGATACCGAGGAAGGGCATAAAATATCAACTTTTTACAAGATCGACTCTTCTCCTCCCGTGATTCTCCTCATCGATCCCATCACTGGCCAGAAGATGCGTACATGGAGCGGTATGATTGAAGCTCATGATTTTCTCGAGGATTTGATGAAGTACAGGGATGTTGGTCCTCACGAACATGTTGCATCTCTGACAAGCAACAAACgtatcaaaacagagaagatttGGTTTGTAAGCAGCCAGGCTTACGACGACCATCATGACATGTCTACGTTTTGGGACGACGATCGCGTTGTGACGACTCCTCCTTCTTGGGGTATAGAATTTGAAGAGACTTGTCTGTCAAGCGATGACATGTTTGAGTTCCCGGTTCTGACAGAAGAGCCAAAAGGAGACTGTGATCGAAGCCTTTTATGCAGTTTGTGCATTCGATTTCCAGATGGGAGAAGAATGCAGAGGAAGTTTCTCAAGAGCGAACCGATTCAGCTTCTCTGGTCTTTCTGTTATTCTCACATGGAGGAATCAGAGAAAAGGGCGTTCAAGCTTGTGCAGGCTATTCCCGGTGCTACTAAGACTCTAGATTATGGAGCTAAAGCCACGTTTGATCAATCTGGGATTGATAACTCGATGGTCTCGGTTACTTGGGAGTGA